One Bacillota bacterium genomic region harbors:
- a CDS encoding plastocyanin/azurin family copper-binding protein: protein MAHAAWRRGGRSLLAAVLVLVAVALVASACGGGGSAGAGGGTTAQVSLKEYSITIDGTTLSKGGSMQMKPGKVTFNVTNDGTMVHDFAITGPGVDESQPKGLQPKQSTTVSVTLQKGSYQVWCTQPGHKDLGMYGVIQVQ from the coding sequence TTGGCGCATGCAGCTTGGAGGCGCGGTGGGCGGTCGCTCCTGGCCGCCGTTCTCGTTCTGGTCGCGGTTGCGCTGGTGGCCAGCGCCTGCGGCGGCGGAGGCTCGGCTGGAGCGGGCGGAGGGACCACCGCACAGGTCTCGCTCAAGGAGTACAGCATCACCATCGACGGCACGACGCTCTCCAAGGGCGGCTCCATGCAGATGAAGCCGGGCAAGGTGACGTTCAACGTGACCAACGACGGCACCATGGTCCACGACTTCGCCATCACGGGGCCGGGCGTCGACGAGAGCCAGCCCAAGGGACTGCAGCCCAAGCAGAGCACGACGGTCAGCGTCACCCTCCAGAAGGGGAGCTACCAGGTCTGGTGCACCCAGCCCGGGCACAAAGACCTGGGCATGTACGGGGTGATCCAGGTCCAGTAG
- a CDS encoding sugar kinase, with amino-acid sequence MGDLVTDLVVRIQAPLAWASDTPARIEPRPGGSAANTAAWLARSGAALEVHFVGRAGADPFGDLQERELARLGVRVHLARDSRRPTGLIVLLVDAEGERSMLTDRGANLALAPADLPVALFVPGAHLHLSGYVLLDPGPRAAGREAIRLALAAGMSVSVDAASASLLAREGASSWFRWSGGASLLFANREEAEVLGGGRGRRRSPETLALELADRYGEAVVKLGRDGAVWADRRGALRRAPAPRVPVVDTTGAGDAFAAGWLGARLTGGSPAEAMRAALRLASEAVRHVGARPV; translated from the coding sequence GTGGGCGATCTCGTCACCGACCTCGTCGTCCGGATCCAGGCTCCCCTGGCCTGGGCAAGCGACACGCCGGCCCGCATCGAGCCCCGGCCGGGGGGGTCGGCGGCCAACACGGCCGCCTGGCTGGCGCGTTCGGGCGCAGCCCTGGAGGTCCACTTCGTCGGGCGCGCCGGCGCCGACCCCTTCGGCGACCTCCAGGAGCGCGAGCTCGCCCGCCTGGGCGTCCGGGTCCATCTCGCCCGCGACTCCCGCAGGCCCACCGGCCTGATCGTCCTCCTGGTCGATGCGGAGGGCGAGCGAAGCATGCTCACCGATCGCGGTGCCAACCTGGCGCTGGCTCCGGCCGACCTGCCCGTCGCCCTCTTCGTGCCCGGGGCCCACCTCCACCTCTCCGGGTACGTCCTGCTCGATCCGGGCCCGCGCGCCGCCGGCCGGGAGGCGATCCGCCTCGCGCTGGCAGCCGGCATGAGCGTCAGCGTGGACGCCGCCTCAGCCTCTCTCCTCGCGCGGGAAGGGGCCTCGTCCTGGTTCCGCTGGAGCGGGGGTGCCTCGCTCCTCTTCGCCAACCGCGAAGAGGCGGAGGTGCTCGGCGGCGGGCGCGGTCGCCGGCGCTCACCCGAGACGCTGGCCTTGGAGCTGGCCGACCGGTACGGCGAGGCCGTGGTCAAGCTGGGGCGGGACGGGGCGGTCTGGGCCGACCGCAGGGGCGCCCTGCGACGGGCACCGGCGCCGCGGGTGCCGGTGGTGGATACGACCGGGGCCGGGGACGCCTTCGCCGCGGGCTGGCTCGGCGCCCGCCTCACCGGCGGCTCCCCGGCGGAAGCCATGCGCGCCGCGCTCCGCCTGGCCTCAGAGGCGGTCCGGCATGTGGGAGCCCGGCCGGTCTGA
- a CDS encoding cation-transporting P-type ATPase codes for MKRQQGTDPTRAEAPAEPAPPSVVDELTAYARLDAPALFERLGTSPDLGLDEAEARSRLRRYGANALPEPRERGFARLFLDQLREPLVLILLAAALLSALLREWVDTAVIAVVVLLNGLIGASQEQSAAAALAALRRMTAPTARVCRAGRLRTVPSSQLVPGDLIHVEAGDRVPADARLIEATALRVNEAPLTGESLPVEKQAAPLTGPPPEGVGDLVNLLFSGTTLTYGNGRAVVVATGSRTAFGRLAGLVAREPEERTPLQRRMAEVGRTLGAAAGFLVALVLAAGLLRGLGWLEMLLTAVSLAVAAIPEGLPAVVTVVLALGVRRMAERNAIVRRLAAVETLGTATVIVSDKTGTLTQNRMTVQQLLVPDPEGRPAGVHRRESERLGHPLSPGEEALREPVRRLLSAACLASDARLERGEDGMPEVVGDPTEGALLLAAAENGLDPARLLSRWPREGALPFDSDRKRMTTLHRDPEGGWRTLTKGAPDLLLPLCDRIRTPSGLLPLDEPERARWLEANRRLARQALRVLAVAERVWSHSPGPMEAEQVERGLVFLGLVGMADPLRPEARESVRLAQRAGIRTLLVTGDHAATAAAISRQLGLLEEEPARSGRAETALSRGGTGSGLLTGREVEELDDDALAEAVGRVRVYARVSPEHKLRIVRALQARGEVVAVTGDGVNDAPALRGADIGCAMGRTGTDVAREASDMVLVDDNYATIVEAVRQGRVIYANIRKSIYYLLSCNVGEITAIFLAILFGLGSPLTPVQILWLNLVTDSLPALALGMEPPEPDVMDRPPRDPRESLFAGSMAPLLLVQGVGLGLLALGVFAWGHATGSVERAESLAFATLAFGQLVQSFNARSIEQSLFRLAPLANRSLLGAVGLSALLGLAILLQPWLRWLFGTAALSPGDWAVVLLALVLVLLLGEGGKAVLRAVRALRGGAG; via the coding sequence ATGAAACGCCAGCAGGGTACGGATCCGACCCGGGCGGAGGCGCCTGCCGAGCCGGCACCCCCGTCCGTCGTGGACGAGCTGACCGCCTACGCACGGCTGGACGCCCCGGCACTGTTCGAGCGCCTGGGCACCTCCCCCGACCTGGGGCTGGACGAGGCCGAGGCGCGATCGAGGCTCCGGCGGTACGGGGCCAATGCGCTGCCCGAGCCGCGCGAGCGCGGCTTCGCCCGTCTCTTCCTCGACCAGCTCAGGGAGCCCCTGGTCTTGATCCTGCTCGCGGCTGCCCTCCTCTCGGCGCTCCTCCGCGAGTGGGTCGACACGGCGGTGATCGCCGTGGTCGTCCTTCTCAACGGCTTGATCGGGGCGAGCCAGGAGCAGAGCGCCGCGGCCGCCCTGGCGGCGCTGCGGCGCATGACGGCTCCCACCGCCCGCGTCTGTCGCGCCGGCCGGCTGCGCACCGTGCCCAGCAGCCAGCTCGTGCCCGGGGATCTGATCCACGTGGAGGCAGGCGACCGCGTCCCGGCCGACGCCCGGCTGATCGAGGCCACGGCCCTGCGAGTCAACGAAGCCCCGCTGACGGGCGAGTCGCTCCCGGTGGAGAAGCAGGCAGCGCCGCTGACCGGGCCGCCGCCGGAGGGCGTCGGCGACCTGGTCAACCTCCTCTTCAGCGGGACCACGCTCACCTACGGGAACGGCCGGGCCGTGGTGGTGGCCACGGGAAGCCGGACCGCCTTCGGCCGGCTTGCCGGGCTGGTCGCCCGGGAACCGGAGGAGCGGACGCCGCTCCAGCGCCGTATGGCCGAGGTGGGGCGGACGCTGGGGGCCGCCGCGGGCTTCCTGGTCGCGCTCGTCCTCGCTGCCGGCCTTCTCCGGGGGCTAGGCTGGCTGGAGATGCTCCTGACCGCTGTCAGCCTGGCCGTGGCCGCCATCCCGGAGGGGCTTCCGGCCGTGGTCACCGTCGTCCTCGCCCTGGGCGTCCGGCGCATGGCCGAGCGGAACGCCATCGTGCGCCGACTGGCGGCCGTGGAAACGCTGGGGACCGCGACGGTGATCGTCTCCGACAAGACCGGCACGCTCACCCAGAACCGGATGACCGTCCAACAGCTGCTGGTGCCCGATCCGGAAGGCCGGCCCGCGGGCGTTCACCGGCGCGAGTCCGAGCGGCTAGGCCACCCCCTCTCTCCCGGGGAGGAGGCGCTCCGTGAGCCGGTCCGCCGTCTCTTGTCCGCGGCCTGCCTGGCCAGCGACGCCCGGCTGGAGCGAGGCGAGGACGGCATGCCCGAGGTGGTGGGCGACCCCACCGAGGGGGCGCTTCTCCTGGCCGCCGCCGAGAACGGGCTCGACCCGGCCCGCCTCCTCTCCCGCTGGCCCCGCGAGGGCGCGCTCCCCTTCGACTCCGACAGGAAGCGGATGACGACGCTCCACCGCGATCCCGAAGGAGGGTGGCGCACCCTGACCAAGGGGGCACCCGACCTCCTCCTCCCGCTGTGCGACCGGATCCGGACCCCGAGCGGCCTCTTGCCCCTGGACGAACCGGAGCGGGCGCGCTGGCTGGAGGCCAACCGGAGGCTGGCCCGGCAGGCGCTGCGGGTGCTGGCCGTGGCCGAACGGGTGTGGAGCCACTCACCCGGGCCGATGGAGGCGGAGCAGGTGGAGCGCGGGCTCGTCTTCCTCGGCCTGGTCGGCATGGCCGATCCTCTCCGCCCCGAGGCCCGGGAGAGCGTCCGGCTCGCCCAGCGGGCCGGCATCCGGACGCTGCTGGTCACCGGCGACCACGCTGCCACCGCCGCCGCCATCTCCCGGCAGCTGGGCCTGCTCGAGGAGGAGCCCGCCCGCAGCGGGCGGGCCGAAACCGCCCTTTCGCGCGGGGGCACCGGCTCCGGCCTCCTCACGGGCAGGGAGGTGGAGGAGCTGGACGACGACGCCCTGGCCGAGGCGGTCGGCCGGGTCCGCGTCTACGCCCGGGTCAGCCCGGAGCACAAGCTCCGCATCGTCCGGGCGCTCCAAGCCCGGGGTGAGGTGGTGGCGGTCACGGGCGACGGCGTCAACGACGCGCCCGCGCTCCGGGGCGCCGACATCGGCTGTGCCATGGGCCGGACCGGTACCGACGTCGCCAGGGAAGCCTCCGACATGGTGCTCGTCGACGACAACTACGCCACCATCGTGGAGGCGGTCCGGCAGGGGCGCGTGATCTACGCCAACATCCGCAAGAGCATCTACTACCTGCTCTCCTGCAACGTGGGCGAGATCACGGCCATCTTCCTGGCCATCCTCTTCGGGCTCGGCTCGCCGCTCACGCCCGTCCAGATCCTGTGGCTCAACCTGGTGACCGACTCGCTCCCCGCCCTGGCCCTGGGCATGGAGCCGCCGGAGCCCGACGTGATGGACCGCCCGCCGCGGGACCCGCGCGAGAGCCTCTTCGCCGGCAGCATGGCGCCCCTCCTCCTGGTCCAGGGGGTGGGCCTCGGGCTCCTGGCCCTGGGTGTCTTCGCCTGGGGCCACGCCACCGGCTCCGTGGAGCGGGCGGAGTCGCTCGCCTTCGCCACCCTGGCCTTCGGCCAGCTGGTCCAGTCCTTCAACGCCCGCTCCATCGAGCAGAGTCTCTTCCGCCTGGCACCCCTGGCCAACCGCAGTCTCCTGGGCGCGGTCGGCCTCTCGGCCCTCCTGGGGCTGGCTATCCTTCTGCAGCCGTGGCTGCGCTGGCTCTTCGGCACGGCCGCGCTCTCCCCCGGCGATTGGGCCGTCGTCCTCCTCGCCCTCGTGCTGGTGCTCCTCCTCGGCGAGGGAGGCAAGGCCGTCCTCCGCGCGGTCCGCGCCCTCCGGGGCGGAGCCGGCTGA
- the nrfD gene encoding polysulfide reductase NrfD — MPDVQGTTQTIWGWPVMVYLFLAGAGAGAYLTAWWGERGKTSPVLVAMGRWLATPLVAVGTALLVFDLGAGRMHPLRILGLYTHPESIMTLGTWILSIFLILSALDGYGYLVGLGRPRWLPPLTAIFAVGVALYTGVLLGIIQAIPFWNSALLPVLFVVSACSTGMAATFLGGLLVSREVWKDVESFQGLHLGLVVTEAVLLALFLYFAANGPEAARLSVELLVRGPFAAAFWLAVVGAGLVLPILFQLLTRVGSLSPVLRQPFWLALESVLVLVGGFYLRFLVVAGGVPQKLL, encoded by the coding sequence ATGCCGGACGTGCAGGGCACCACGCAGACGATCTGGGGTTGGCCGGTGATGGTCTATCTCTTCCTGGCGGGGGCGGGCGCGGGGGCCTACCTGACCGCCTGGTGGGGCGAGCGGGGCAAGACCTCCCCGGTGCTGGTCGCCATGGGCCGCTGGCTGGCGACGCCGCTGGTGGCCGTGGGCACCGCCCTGCTGGTCTTCGACCTGGGCGCGGGGCGGATGCACCCCCTCCGCATCCTCGGGCTCTACACGCACCCGGAGTCGATCATGACCCTGGGCACGTGGATCCTGAGCATCTTCCTGATTCTCTCCGCGCTGGACGGCTACGGCTACCTGGTGGGGCTCGGACGGCCGCGCTGGCTCCCACCGCTCACCGCGATCTTCGCCGTGGGCGTCGCGCTCTACACCGGGGTGCTGCTGGGAATCATCCAGGCCATCCCCTTCTGGAACAGCGCGCTGCTGCCCGTCCTCTTCGTCGTCTCCGCCTGCTCGACCGGGATGGCGGCGACCTTCCTCGGCGGGCTCCTGGTCTCGCGGGAGGTCTGGAAGGACGTGGAGTCCTTCCAGGGACTCCACCTGGGCCTGGTGGTCACCGAGGCGGTGCTGCTCGCGCTCTTCCTCTACTTCGCGGCCAACGGGCCGGAGGCGGCGCGGCTCTCGGTCGAGCTCCTGGTCCGTGGACCTTTCGCCGCCGCCTTCTGGCTGGCGGTGGTGGGGGCGGGACTCGTCCTGCCCATTCTTTTCCAGCTGCTCACCCGCGTCGGCTCGCTCTCGCCGGTGCTGAGGCAGCCGTTCTGGCTGGCGCTGGAGTCCGTGCTGGTGCTGGTAGGCGGTTTTTACCTTCGCTTCCTGGTCGTGGCAGGGGGCGTGCCGCAGAAGCTCCTCTAG
- the greA gene encoding transcription elongation factor GreA, translated as MPQVTPEGLQQIQEELRRLKTVGRREVADALRAARQLGDLVNNEDYQQALAEHHRLERRIAELESFLQNAEVVTAQPEGAVGLGSRIEVRDLSTGELLRFRVVGASEGGPVEELISADSPVGRALIGCRPGEVAEARLPDGEIVRFEIVRIDGDKAGEGSA; from the coding sequence ATGCCTCAGGTGACGCCCGAGGGCCTCCAGCAGATCCAGGAGGAGCTCCGCCGTCTGAAGACCGTCGGTCGGCGCGAGGTGGCGGACGCGCTCCGCGCCGCGCGCCAGCTCGGGGACCTCGTCAACAACGAGGACTACCAGCAGGCGCTGGCCGAGCACCACCGCCTGGAGCGGAGGATCGCGGAGCTGGAGTCCTTCCTTCAGAACGCGGAGGTGGTCACCGCCCAGCCCGAGGGGGCCGTGGGACTGGGCTCCCGGATCGAGGTGCGCGACCTGTCCACGGGGGAGCTTCTCCGTTTCCGCGTGGTGGGGGCTTCCGAGGGCGGTCCCGTGGAGGAACTGATCTCGGCGGACTCGCCGGTGGGACGGGCGCTGATCGGGTGCCGCCCCGGCGAGGTGGCCGAAGCGCGCCTTCCCGACGGGGAGATCGTTCGTTTCGAGATCGTCCGCATCGACGGCGACAAGGCCGGCGAAGGATCCGCCTAG
- the rlmD gene encoding 23S rRNA (uracil(1939)-C(5))-methyltransferase RlmD — MAAWTAEGRALTEPLPGAGALELDGFLPGERVEVELEPAPARAPRRRRRGSAWRLRTAQLVEPSPERVEPGCPVFGLCGGCVLQHASYPAQLAWKRERVRAALARVGVPPERVRPALGAPRSYAYRNKMEFTFSPEGRPGLHRRGRWRELVPLERCPIALPPIQEALGVVARWAETERLPGYDKEAGRGFLRHLLLRASGATGQLMVLLATASPAALEGGEARWREALERLGGRLAAVEGFASLQWVEDEEPGDALHFPRPPEVIRGGARVEERLLGLSFRLGPESFFQVNSAQAERLVETALELAEPVAGERALDLYAGLGTFTLPLARAVGPGGEAVGVEAVEPTAEAGRTNAAANGLGNARWVAAKVRAFLAGLSGERPWAQVLGAAPLPEGWRPSLVLLDPPRSGAGRRVMERIAALRPRRVVYVSCNPEALAEDLETMLPLGWTLMAAQPLDLFPQTLHVETVALLRPA; from the coding sequence GTGGCGGCATGGACCGCGGAGGGCCGCGCCCTCACCGAACCGCTCCCCGGTGCGGGCGCACTGGAGCTCGACGGCTTCCTGCCCGGCGAGCGCGTGGAGGTGGAGCTCGAGCCCGCGCCGGCGAGGGCACCACGGCGCCGCCGGCGCGGATCTGCCTGGCGGCTGCGGACGGCGCAGCTGGTCGAGCCCTCCCCCGAGCGCGTCGAGCCGGGATGCCCGGTCTTCGGCCTCTGCGGCGGGTGCGTGCTTCAGCACGCCAGCTACCCGGCCCAGCTCGCCTGGAAGCGCGAGCGCGTGCGGGCGGCGCTGGCCCGCGTGGGCGTGCCGCCCGAGCGGGTGCGGCCTGCGCTGGGCGCGCCGAGGAGCTACGCCTACCGGAACAAGATGGAGTTCACCTTCTCGCCCGAGGGGCGGCCCGGCCTCCACCGGCGCGGCCGCTGGCGCGAGCTGGTGCCGCTCGAGCGCTGTCCCATCGCCCTCCCCCCGATCCAGGAGGCGCTGGGCGTCGTCGCCCGCTGGGCCGAGACCGAGCGGCTGCCCGGCTACGACAAGGAAGCCGGCCGCGGCTTCCTCCGCCACCTGCTCCTCCGCGCCTCCGGGGCCACCGGCCAGCTGATGGTGCTCCTGGCCACCGCCTCGCCGGCGGCGCTGGAGGGCGGCGAGGCGCGCTGGCGGGAGGCGCTGGAGCGGCTGGGCGGGCGGCTGGCGGCGGTCGAGGGGTTCGCTTCCTTGCAGTGGGTGGAGGACGAGGAGCCGGGCGACGCGCTCCACTTCCCCCGCCCGCCGGAGGTGATCCGGGGCGGCGCCAGGGTGGAGGAACGCCTCCTGGGCCTCTCCTTCCGCCTCGGGCCGGAGAGCTTCTTCCAGGTGAACAGCGCGCAGGCGGAACGGCTGGTGGAGACGGCGCTGGAGCTGGCCGAGCCCGTGGCGGGGGAACGAGCCCTCGACCTCTACGCCGGCTTGGGCACCTTCACGCTCCCCCTTGCGCGGGCGGTGGGTCCCGGGGGAGAGGCGGTGGGGGTGGAGGCCGTGGAGCCGACGGCGGAGGCCGGCCGGACCAACGCCGCAGCCAACGGCCTGGGCAACGCCCGCTGGGTCGCCGCCAAGGTCCGCGCCTTCCTCGCCGGGCTGAGCGGGGAGCGGCCGTGGGCGCAGGTTCTGGGTGCGGCGCCGCTCCCGGAGGGGTGGCGGCCCAGCCTGGTCCTCCTCGACCCGCCCCGCTCGGGCGCGGGCAGGAGGGTGATGGAGCGGATCGCCGCCCTGCGCCCGCGGCGGGTCGTCTATGTCTCCTGCAATCCCGAGGCGTTGGCAGAGGACCTGGAGACCATGCTGCCGCTGGGTTGGACGCTGATGGCGGCGCAGCCGCTGGACCTCTTCCCCCAGACCCTGCACGTGGAGACGGTGGCGCTGCTCCGTCCCGCGTGA
- a CDS encoding pseudouridine-5'-phosphate glycosidase: MQPTNRVIHVAPEVEQALRRGDPVVALESTLVAHGLPRPQNLEVARELEAIVREEGAVPATIGVVEGVATVGLEPEELDRIARPEVPKLGVRDLAAAIALGTDGATTVASTAWLAAKAGIRLFATGGLGGVHRDARESWDESNDLVTLAETPVAVVSSGVKSILDVAATLERLETLGVLVVGWRTRRFPGFYLTDSGQSLDWSVESEDQAAALLAAHFELARESGIVIANPIPPEQQLDPLLHDRVLAEALKELEERGIRGKGVTPFLLERFHEETGGESLRVNREIVLRNARLAARIAVAWAGRPLRPSRP; encoded by the coding sequence GTGCAACCGACCAACCGGGTGATCCATGTCGCTCCCGAGGTGGAACAGGCGCTCCGGCGGGGCGACCCCGTGGTGGCCCTGGAATCGACGCTGGTCGCCCACGGCCTGCCGCGGCCGCAGAATCTGGAGGTGGCACGGGAGCTGGAGGCCATCGTCCGGGAGGAAGGCGCGGTCCCCGCCACCATCGGCGTGGTGGAGGGCGTGGCCACCGTCGGGCTGGAGCCGGAGGAACTGGACCGGATCGCCCGCCCCGAGGTTCCCAAGCTGGGCGTCCGCGACCTGGCAGCCGCCATCGCCCTGGGCACCGACGGTGCCACCACCGTCGCCAGCACCGCCTGGCTGGCGGCCAAGGCGGGGATCCGGCTCTTCGCCACCGGCGGGCTGGGCGGCGTCCACCGGGACGCCCGCGAGAGCTGGGACGAGTCGAACGATCTCGTCACGCTCGCCGAGACGCCCGTGGCCGTGGTCTCCTCCGGGGTCAAGTCCATTCTGGACGTCGCCGCCACGCTGGAGCGGCTGGAGACGCTGGGTGTCCTGGTGGTAGGCTGGCGGACGCGTCGCTTCCCCGGCTTCTATCTCACCGACAGCGGCCAGAGCCTGGACTGGAGCGTGGAGAGCGAGGACCAGGCGGCGGCGCTCCTGGCCGCCCACTTCGAGCTGGCCCGCGAGTCGGGCATCGTCATCGCCAACCCGATCCCGCCCGAGCAGCAGCTGGACCCGCTCCTCCACGACCGGGTGCTGGCCGAGGCGCTGAAGGAGCTGGAGGAGCGGGGCATCCGCGGAAAGGGGGTCACCCCCTTCCTCCTGGAACGCTTCCATGAGGAGACGGGCGGCGAGAGCCTGCGCGTCAACCGGGAGATCGTCCTCCGCAACGCCCGGCTGGCCGCGCGCATCGCCGTCGCCTGGGCGGGCCGCCCGCTCCGCCCGTCCCGCCCGTGA
- a CDS encoding molybdopterin-dependent oxidoreductase → MSKFGIQERRITRRRFLGAGAATVAGLAVAGSLVHRPRSLPEARAAAPRTPVAERLVPSICQMCSTHCGILIHVAQGQITRISGNPDDPISRGRLCARGQAGLQVVTDPDRVRQPLKRDGSGRLRPISWDQAFQEIGQKLQEIRAKDGPQALVWLTHPEVLASWEQRFMNAYGSPNWTSHAPTCFSSRNVGWVATVGAVPSGDYANTRYYVSFGRGINDGISNPQVQGLMTAHRNGAHLVALDPRLSDFAAVADEWLPVRPGTDLAVALAMIHVLIAEHLYSPDAVAQSVGFDQLAQAVQPYTPEWAAERSGIDAATIARIARGLAAAAPAAFVDPGWHGPQGGMYWNGVALTRATACLNALLGNLGKKGGLKLPGPSPLPDEKSLPLLQPAPQPPKLPRFDGAGGPEWPLAKGMGRAHVLPEVIESGKPYPVRAVIVYHTNPVRAYPHGARVIEAFRRLDLVVVIDHQMSDTAWTTADYVLPESTYLERLGPVQVSGTKLVLPQPAIRPLYDTLGEDEIIRRLAEATGLGGYFSYTLDQYNRAMLAPLGLQPADLAEREVTLPLPPSPPQPLALKTPSGKIELASSAMEKAGGPAVPVWEPPLVEPDGKTNFRLITGHVPMHTHTSTENLAYLHALMPENQLWIHPSRARALGIREGDLVEVRSEVGRERLRAHVTEGIVPEAVWMAHGFGCISPAQRLAYGKGASDAALAPIRSAPYSGACATAETLVTVRKVV, encoded by the coding sequence ATGAGCAAGTTCGGCATCCAGGAGCGGCGCATCACGCGCCGGCGCTTCCTCGGAGCCGGAGCCGCCACGGTGGCCGGTCTCGCGGTGGCGGGCAGCCTGGTCCACCGGCCGCGCTCGCTGCCGGAGGCGCGGGCCGCCGCTCCCCGCACCCCGGTGGCCGAGAGGCTGGTGCCGTCGATCTGCCAGATGTGCTCCACCCACTGCGGCATCCTGATCCATGTAGCCCAGGGACAGATCACCCGCATCTCCGGCAACCCCGACGACCCGATCAGCCGAGGAAGGCTCTGCGCCCGCGGGCAGGCGGGGCTCCAGGTGGTCACCGACCCCGACCGCGTCCGCCAGCCGCTCAAACGGGACGGCTCGGGCCGGCTCCGCCCCATCTCCTGGGATCAGGCCTTCCAGGAGATCGGCCAGAAGCTCCAGGAGATCCGCGCGAAGGACGGCCCCCAGGCGCTGGTCTGGCTGACGCACCCGGAGGTCCTGGCCAGCTGGGAGCAGCGCTTCATGAACGCCTACGGCTCGCCCAACTGGACGAGCCATGCGCCCACCTGCTTCTCCAGCCGCAACGTGGGCTGGGTGGCCACCGTCGGCGCGGTCCCCTCGGGTGACTACGCCAACACCCGCTACTACGTCTCCTTCGGGCGCGGCATCAACGACGGGATCTCCAACCCCCAGGTGCAGGGACTGATGACCGCGCACCGCAACGGCGCCCACCTGGTGGCCCTCGATCCGCGCCTGAGCGACTTCGCCGCGGTGGCGGACGAGTGGCTGCCCGTGCGGCCCGGCACCGATCTGGCCGTGGCCCTGGCCATGATCCACGTGCTGATCGCGGAACACCTGTACAGTCCCGACGCGGTGGCCCAGAGCGTCGGCTTCGACCAGCTGGCCCAGGCGGTGCAGCCCTACACGCCCGAGTGGGCCGCCGAGCGGTCGGGCATCGACGCCGCCACCATCGCCCGCATCGCCCGCGGGCTGGCTGCCGCGGCGCCGGCCGCCTTCGTCGACCCCGGCTGGCACGGTCCCCAGGGCGGCATGTACTGGAACGGCGTCGCCCTCACCCGGGCCACGGCCTGCCTCAACGCCCTCCTGGGCAACCTGGGGAAGAAGGGCGGGCTGAAGCTGCCGGGTCCCTCCCCCCTGCCCGACGAGAAGTCGCTCCCATTGCTCCAGCCGGCGCCCCAGCCGCCGAAGCTCCCCCGCTTCGACGGCGCCGGCGGACCGGAGTGGCCGTTGGCCAAAGGGATGGGACGGGCCCACGTCCTGCCCGAGGTGATCGAGAGCGGGAAGCCCTACCCCGTGCGGGCGGTGATCGTCTACCACACCAATCCGGTCCGCGCCTATCCTCATGGCGCGCGGGTGATCGAGGCCTTCCGCAGGCTCGATCTGGTGGTGGTGATCGACCACCAGATGAGCGACACCGCCTGGACCACCGCCGACTATGTCCTTCCCGAGTCCACCTACCTGGAGCGGCTGGGCCCGGTCCAGGTCTCCGGGACCAAGCTGGTCCTCCCCCAGCCGGCGATCCGGCCGCTCTACGACACGCTGGGCGAGGACGAGATCATCCGCCGGCTGGCGGAGGCCACCGGTCTGGGCGGCTACTTCTCCTACACGCTCGACCAGTACAACCGGGCGATGCTGGCCCCGCTGGGCCTCCAACCCGCCGATCTGGCGGAGCGCGAGGTGACGCTCCCGCTGCCGCCCTCGCCACCCCAGCCGCTCGCGCTCAAGACGCCCTCGGGCAAGATCGAGCTCGCCTCCTCCGCGATGGAGAAGGCAGGAGGCCCGGCCGTGCCGGTCTGGGAGCCGCCCCTGGTGGAGCCCGACGGCAAGACCAACTTCCGCCTCATCACCGGCCACGTGCCCATGCACACCCACACCTCGACCGAGAACCTGGCCTACCTGCACGCGCTGATGCCGGAGAACCAGCTCTGGATCCACCCCAGCCGGGCTCGCGCGCTGGGTATCCGGGAGGGCGACCTGGTGGAGGTCCGCTCCGAGGTCGGCCGGGAGCGGCTTCGCGCCCACGTGACCGAGGGAATCGTGCCGGAGGCGGTCTGGATGGCGCACGGCTTCGGCTGCATCTCACCGGCCCAGCGCCTGGCCTACGGCAAGGGCGCCTCCGACGCGGCGCTGGCGCCGATCCGCTCGGCGCCCTACTCCGGGGCCTGCGCGACGGCGGAGACGCTGGTCACCGTGCGAAAGGTGGTGTGA
- a CDS encoding 4Fe-4S dicluster domain-containing protein, translated as MARYGMLIDLTMCAQCSACTVACETLYRLPPGESGVHLRSFETGRFPAVRRVTLPVQCMQCQDPPCVKVCPTGATYQDPETGTVQMDYQRCVGCRYCMTACPYGARQFDEAQGTVAKCIFCTGRVKQGLQPACVETCIGHARIFGDLDDPGSEVSRAIAERHALPLRPDLGTRPSVYYVF; from the coding sequence GTGGCCCGCTACGGCATGCTCATCGACCTGACCATGTGCGCCCAGTGCTCGGCCTGCACGGTGGCCTGCGAGACGCTCTACCGCCTGCCGCCGGGCGAATCGGGCGTCCACCTGCGCAGCTTCGAGACGGGCAGGTTCCCGGCCGTCCGCCGGGTGACGCTGCCGGTCCAGTGCATGCAGTGCCAGGACCCGCCCTGTGTCAAGGTCTGCCCCACCGGGGCCACCTACCAGGACCCGGAGACGGGCACCGTCCAGATGGACTACCAGCGCTGCGTGGGCTGCCGCTACTGCATGACCGCCTGCCCCTACGGCGCCCGACAGTTCGACGAGGCGCAAGGCACCGTGGCCAAGTGCATCTTCTGCACGGGCCGGGTGAAGCAGGGGCTCCAGCCCGCCTGCGTGGAGACCTGTATCGGCCACGCGCGCATCTTCGGCGACCTCGACGACCCCGGGAGCGAAGTGAGCCGGGCCATCGCCGAGCGGCACGCGCTGCCGCTCCGGCCGGACCTGGGCACCAGGCCCAGCGTCTACTACGTCTTCTGA